One genomic segment of Komagataella phaffii GS115 chromosome 4, complete sequence includes these proteins:
- a CDS encoding Nucleolar protein involved in the assembly of the large ribosomal subunit has translation MAPDKPIRVRNRLRRKELFAKYKDERNKRRHEERAERTKEERENPELKAKRLAENVPNTIESMRVFDETVNAELEGTDEFSEYFENTDKDPKVLVTTSENPKKNGLIFAKMLQDFLPGSVFVERKEKYTMKDMASYCSNRQFSDLIVVNEDKNKVTGITFIHLPTGPTFYFSVTNIIESKKIAGHGNPTSHIPELILNNFSTRLGQTVGRLFQSLFPHRPQFQGRQVVTLHNQRDFIFFRRHRYKFKNEKRVGLQELGPQFTMKLRRVQKGIREEIDWEHKPSMDRDKKKFYL, from the coding sequence ATGGCTCCGGATAAACCGATAAGGGTCAGAAACAGACTCAGAAGAAAGGAGCTGTTTGCCAAATACAAAGATGAAAGGAACAAGAGACGCCACGAAGAGAGAGCAGAGAgaaccaaagaagaacgTGAAAATCCAGAACTGAAAGCTAAGAGATTGGCAGAAAATGTTCCAAACACAATTGAATCGATGAGGGTCTTTGACGAAACCGTCAATGCAGAGTTGGAAGGAACTGATGAATTTAGTGagtattttgaaaacactgATAAAGACCCAAAAGTTTTAGTCACCACCAGTgaaaatccaaagaaaaatggatTGATATTTGCCAAGATGCTTCAAGATTTTCTTCCCGGAAGCGTGTTTGTGGAGAGGAAGGAGAAGTATACAATGAAAGATATGGCAAGCTATTGTTCCAACAGACAGTTTTCGGATTTAATTGTTGTTAATGAGGATAAGAATAAAGTTACTGGTATTACATTCATCCATTTACCAACTGGGCCCACGTTTTATTTCTCTGTCACCAACATTATCGAATCTAAAAAGATTGCCGGCCATGGTAACCCAACTTCTCATATTCCAGAACTAATTTTAAACAATTTCAGCACCCGCCTGGGTCAGACGGTTGGACGTTTATTCCAATCATTGTTTCCCCATAGACCCCAATTTCAAGGTCGACAGGTGGTCACCTTACACAACCAAAGAGattttatcttcttcagaagaCACAGATATaagttcaagaatgaaaaaagGGTAGGATTACAGGAATTGGGCCCCCAATTCACTATGAAACTGAGGCGGGTGCAGAAGGGAATtagagaagaaatagaTTGGGAGCATAAGCCATCTATGGATAGagacaagaagaagttttacCTATAA
- a CDS encoding U1 snRNP protein involved in splicing, required for U1 snRNP biogenesis → MSWEELSAVVAENPNDFKSWEKLISSAEQINGGIVKASSDEDKELLRILYQNFLVQFPLCEQYWINYALWEFKLGETEKAKDIFRKSLTTLPRSLLIWVAYAKFMIDVETNRDKLHNQVLEKGRRMIGLHFYSHLYYDVYLDYLKSEDYKRYVFLLRRILEIPLYHYSKYFKLWFKLIENSDMEGITLIINEDDLKSWGHMGLQDLKVKLRKTYIDLYITTQYHTFKLWNLEKKLTHSNYFSASPLQEITRNDWVSYVLFAYTQSMANPHTKNQHLPYVNDQFFLTVIERCLIVTGTYQDFWLIYAAYYLRKNMVQQAKEQLLRGIYLNPILNVDLRIQLVDLYLITKEVQKAHSVIVELYSFLPNSYEVFLKYLTVERLAQKDFDLLKEFQDKLEAMQSTEYEAQFDYLFADILRYDIPVEKLPDLFEKYDTKSSLIYWKSYLSLNILYLKSLKKFEAIKTLALERVNPKLKDDLEEHIRGIFY, encoded by the coding sequence ATGTCTTGGGAGGAGTTGTCagctgttgttgctgagAATCCTAACGATTTCAAGAGCTGGGAGAAACTTATCTCTTCCGCCGAACAAATTAACGGCGGCATTGTAAAGGCTTCTAGTGATGAAGACAAAGAGCTATTGAGGATCCTCTACCAGAACTTTCTTGTACAGTTCCCCCTCTGTGAGCAATACTGGATAAACTACGCATTGTGGGAGTTCAAGCTTGGTGAAACTGAAAAGGCAAAAGATATTTTTCGAAAATCACTAACCACTTTGCCCAGGTCCCTCTTGATCTGGGTGGCATATGCCAAGTTCATGATTGATGTTGAGACCAATCGAGATAAGCTGCATAACCAGGTACTTGAAAAGGGAAGAAGAATGATAGGCTTACATTTTTACTCGCATCTCTATTACGACGTGTATCTGGATTACTTGAAAAGTGAAGACTACAAGAGATACGTCTTCCTGCTGAGAAGAATACTAGAAATCCCTTTATATCACTACAGCAAATACTTCAAACTGTGGTTCAAACTAATAGAAAATAGTGACATGGAAGGCATTACCTTAATAATTAATGAAGATGACCTCAAAAGTTGGGGTCATATGGGATTACAGGATCTGAAAGTCAAACTTAGAAAGACTTATATCGACCTGTATATTACAACACAGTACCACACTTTCAAGCTTTGGAACCTTGAGAAAAAACTAACACATTCAAATTACTTCTCAGCCAGCCCTCTGCAAGAAATTACAAGAAATGACTGGGTTTCGTATGTTCTTTTCGCCTACACCCAGAGCATGGCAAACCCACATACAAAGAACCAACATTTGCCTTATGTCAACGatcaattctttctgaCAGTAATTGAGAGATGCTTAATAGTTACTGGTACTTATCAAGATTTCTGGCTTATTTATGCCGCTTATTATCTACGCAAAAACATGGTTCAACAGGCGAAAGAGCAGCTACTACGAGGAATATACTTGAACCCGATATTAAACGTTGATTTAAGAATACAGTTGGTCGACTTGTATCTAATAACCAAAGAAGTCCAAAAAGCCCATTCAGTGATTGTAGAGTTGTATTCGTTTCTACCGAATAGTTATGAAGtgtttttgaaatacttAACTGTTGAAAGACTTGCacagaaagattttgaccTGCTGAAGGAGTTCCAAGACAAATTGGAAGCTATGCAGTCGACAGAATACGAAGCCCAGTTTGATTATCTTTTTGCGGATATTCTCAGATATGATATCCCAGTTGAGAAGCTGCCGGACCTTTTCGAAAAGTACGACACTAAGTCATCGCTGATATATTGGAAAAGCTACCTCTCATTAAACATACTCTATctaaaatcattgaaaaagtttgaagCAATTAAGACATTAGCCTTGGAAAGGGTGAATCCCAAACTCAAGGACGACCTAGAGGAACACATAAGAGGAATATTTTACTGA
- a CDS encoding NADP-cytochrome P450 reductase: MDTLDLSVLIAIALALIAYFSKGSLWGKEDDNSVHGVAGGFQTRDLVEILNSTNKKALVLYGSQTGTSEDYAHKYARELQSKFSIPTLCGDLSEFDFDNLNDIPEQVEGFTFITFFMATYGEGEPTDNAVEFIEFLKNDAEDLSNLKYTVFGLGNSTYEFYNQMGKTTNKRFSELGAQLVGTFGEGDDGQATMDEDFLAWKDSLFDTIKKDLHLEEHEVVYQPGLKVKENTALTTSSPNVSVGEPNKAYVLREDENLLQYGPFDHTHPYIAPISSSRELCSETSERNCIHLEFDLSNTNLRYSTGDHLAVWPSNANEHVESFLKVFNLTDKRSSVFDIEFLDPTVTVHFPFPTTYEAVVRHHLEISGPISRQTLKQFIPYAPDQSTKQEVIRLSESKDVFHNEVTAKYYNLADLLFKVSKETPWNVPFNFLIETMPNLQHRYYSISSSSLSEKQTIHITAMIEAFTPTGSDHIVTGVTTNLLWNIQLNQDKSTVKAPVSYDLNGPRNLFSPYKLPVHIRRSTFKLPSNPALPVIMIGPGTGVAPFRGFIRERCQQVDNGTPNIGQSILYYGCRNSEQDFLYRDEWPTYSKKLGDKFKMYTAFSRENSHKVYVQHRLLENSREFIELMDQGAFIYVCGDAGKMAKDVNKAIVEILIKEKGLSEEDATESIREFKTSNRYQEDVW; encoded by the coding sequence ATGGATACCTTGGACCTTTCTGTTTTGATTGCTATTGCCTTGGCTTTGATAGCTTACTTTAGCAAAGGATCTCTTTGGGGCAAAGAGGATGATAACTCCGTCCACGGAGTAGCTGGAGGATTTCAGACCAGAGACCTGGTTGAGATTTTGAACTCTACCAACAAGAAGGCACTCGTCCTTTACGGATCACAAACAGGTACATCTGAGGATTATGCTCATAAGTACGCTCGTGAACTGCAATCCAAGTTCAGCATTCCCACCCTCTGTGGAGACTTGTCagagtttgattttgacaatCTGAACGATATCCCAGAGCAGGTCGAAGGGTTCACTttcatcactttcttcaTGGCTACGTACGGCGAAGGCGAGCCTACTGACAACGCCGTAGAGTTTATCGAGTTTCTTAAGAACGACGCCGAGGATCTGTCTAATCTGAAGTATACTGTGTTTGGGTTGGGTAACTCTACTTACGAGTTCTATAATCAAATGGGTAAGACCACTAACAAGCGTTTCTCAGAACTTGGTGCTCAATTGGTTGGAACCTTTGGCGAGGGCGATGATGGTCAGGCAACTATGGACGAGGACTTCCTAGCATGGAAAGATTCCCTGTTTGATACAATCAAGAAGGATTTGCATTTGGAGGAACATGAAGTTGTCTACCAGCCAGGTCTAAAAGTAAAGGAGAACACAGCGCTTACAACATCTTCTCCTAATGTCTCTGTTGGTGAACCTAATAAGGCTTATGTTCTTCGTGAAGATGAGAATCTGCTGCAATACGGTCCCTTCGACCACACTCATCCTTACATTGCGCCCATCTCCAGCTCCAGAGAACTCTGTTCTGAAACTTCGGAGAGAAACTGTATCCATCTAGAATTTGATCTCAGCAACACCAACTTGCGTTATTCCACTGGCGATCATTTGGCCGTGTGGCCAAGTAATGCTAATGAGCATGTCGAGAGCTTTTTGAAAGTGTTCAACCTCACAGACAAAAGATCTTCTGTGTTTGATATTGAGTTCCTGGACCCTACTGTCACAGTTCACTTTCCGTTTCCAACCACATACGAAGCAGTTGTTCGTCATCACCTGGAAATTTCTGGACCAATCTCTAGACAGACATTGAAGCAATTCATTCCTTATGCTCCCGATCAGTCTACTAAACAGGAGGTAATCCGATTATCGGAGAGCAAAGATGTGTTCCACAACGAAGTCACAGCAAAATACTATAACCTTGCTGACCTCTTGTTCAAAgtctcaaaagaaactcCATGGAATGTTCCATTCAACTTCCTGATCGAGACCATGCCTAATCTGCAGCATCGTTACTATTCTatctcatcatcttcattaaGTGAAAAGCAAACTATTCATATCACCGCAATGATTGAGGCCTTCACGCCTACTGGAAGTGACCATATAGTGACAGGAGTCACCACTAATTTGCTATGGAACATTCAGCTGAATCAGGACAAATCTACTGTTAAGGCGCCTGTCTCCTATGATTTGAACGGCCCAAGAAATTTGTTTTCTCCATATAAACTTCCAGTTCATATCAGAAGGTCCACTTTCAAACTTCCAAGCAACCCGGCCCTGCCAGTGATCATGATTGGACCTGGTACTGGGGTAGCTCCATTCAGAGGCTTTATCAGAGAAAGATGCCAGCAAGTTGACAATGGAACTCCTAATATTGGTCAATCTATCCTCTATTATGGCTGTAGAAATTCTGAGCAGGATTTCCTTTACCGTGACGAATGGCCAACATATTCGAAGAAGTTAGGAGATAAGTTCAAGATGTACACTGCGTTCAGCAGAGAAAATTCACACAAAGTTTATGTTCAGCATAGGTTATTGGAAAACTCAAGGGAATTTATCGAACTGATGGACCAAGGTGCTTTTATCTACGTATGTGGAGATGCTGGTAAAATGGCTAAGGATGTAAATAAGGCGATTGTTGAAATCCTCATTAAAGAGAAAGGATTGTCAGAGGAAGATGCTACAGAAAGTATTagagagttcaaaacttccaacAGATATCAGGAAGACGTTTGGTAA
- a CDS encoding rRNA methyltransferase NOP1 codes for MAFTPGSRGGARGGRGGARGGFGGSRGGARGGARGGFGGGSRGGARGGFGGGRGAPRGGARGGAPRGGRGGARGGARGGAKVVIEPHRHAGVFIARGKEDLLVTKNIAPGDSVYGEKRISVEEPSKEEGVPPTKIEYRVWNPFRSKLAAGVMGGLDELFIAPGKKVLYLGAASGTSVSHVADVVGPEGVVYAVEFSHRPGRELIGMAKKRPNVIPIIEDARHPQKYRMLVGMVDVVFADVAQPDQARIIALNSHLFLKDQGGVVISIKANCIDSTVDAETVFAREVQKLREERIKPLEQLTLEPYERDHCIVVGRYMRSGL; via the coding sequence ATGGCATTTACTCCAGGTAGCAGAGGCGGTGCCCGTGGTGGCCGTGGAGGCGCTCGTGGCGGCTTCGGTGGATCTCGTGGTGGTGCTCGTGGTGGTGCTCGTGGTGGATTCGGAGGTGGAAGTCGTGGTGGAGCCCGTGGTGGATTTGGAGGTGGACGTGGTGCTCCTCGTGGTGGTGCTCGTGGTGGTGCTCCTCGTGGTGGACGTGGTGGTGCTCGTGGCGGTGCCCGTGGTGGTGCCAAAGTTGTCATCGAACCTCACAGACATGCAGGTGTTTTCATTGCCAGAGGTAAGGAAGACCTTTTGGTCACCAAAAACATTGCTCCAGGTGATTCCGTTTATGgagaaaagagaatttCTGTTGAAGAGCCATCGAAGGAAGAAGGAGTTCCTCCAACCAAAATTGAATACAGAGTATGGAATCCTTTCAGATCAAAGTTAGCTGCCGGTGTTATGGGTGGTTTGGACGAATTGTTTATTGCGCCAGGAAAGAAAGTTTTGTATTTGGGTGCTGCTTCCGGTACCTCGGTTTCCCACGTTGCTGATGTCGTTGGACCAGAAGGTGTTGTATACGCCGTTGAGTTTTCTCACAGACCTGGTCGTGAATTGATTGGTATGGCCAAGAAGAGACCTAATGTTATCCCTATTATCGAAGATGCTCGTCATCCACAAAAGTACCGTATGTTGGTGGGAATGGTTGACGTTGTTTTCGCAGATGTCGCCCAACCTGATCAAGCCAGAATCATTGCTTTGAACTCACATTTATTCCTGAAAGACCAAGGTGGTGTGGTAATCTCCATCAAGGCTAACTGTATTGACTCCACTGTTGATGCCGAGACGGTGTTTGCTCGTGAAGTCCAGAAACTTCGTGAAGAACGTATCAAACCTTTGGAACAACTGACTTTAGAGCCTTACGAAAGAGACCATTGTATTGTGGTTGGTAGATATATGAGAAGCGGTTTGTAA
- a CDS encoding Protein serine/threonine/tyrosine (dual-specificity) kinase translates to MSDAQAQYLANKVYSKESDNPVPMMVKETQELGKGAFGRVVEATMEPVTSDSTPTVLGPFGIKMVPFESEFKSRELEILRGTSHPNIVALKYFYNYPNKLDNNKLYQHLVMECLPSTLQAEIRLYYKNKLTLPLSHVKVYSFQLARGMNYLHSFDICHRDIKPSNILIDPSTMELKICDFGSAKKLEPNQPSVAYISSRYYRAPELIVGCQYYTPKIDIWGFGCVMSEMLLGNILFIGKDSLHQLRVIAHLLGPPSKQFLHESNPNYSGPTYSAKLFSPKVSTRFNKVFNNSPQDAIDLLMHILVYEPASRFSGSQIMAHRFFDQLRAPGFTVYPTNASQALEISDTLFNFTDYEKSISAQFLPSILPNTN, encoded by the coding sequence ATGTCGGATGCACAAGCTCAATATCTGGCCAATAAAGTGTACAGCAAGGAGTCAGATAATCCGGTACCAATGATGGTTAAGGAAACTCAGGAACTTGGTAAGGGTGCATTTGGCCGCGTCGTGGAAGCTACAATGGAACCCGTCACATCTGACAGCACGCCTACAGTACTTGGACcttttggaatcaagaTGGTCCCATTTGAAAGTGAATTCAAGAGTAGAGAGTTGGAAATTCTTAGAGGGACCTCGCATCCCAATATCGTAGCATTGAAATACTTTTACAACTACCCAAACAAGTTGGACAATAACAAGTTATACCAACATTTGGTTATGGAATGTCTACCCAGTACATTACAGGCCGAGATTCGACTGTATTACAAAAATAAGTTGACTCTACCATTGAGTCATGTGAAAGTTTACTCATTCCAGCTGGCTCGTGGAATGAACTATCTCCACAGCTTTGATATATGCCATCGTGATATAAAACCATCTAATATCCTCATCGATCCATCCACGATGGAGCTGAAAATATGTGATTTTGGTTCTGCAAAGAAACTGGAGCCTAATCAGCCCAGCGTTGCTTATATCAGCTCGAGATACTATCGTGCTCCGGAGCTGATTGTTGGCTGTCAATATTATACCCCAAAGATCGACATATGGGGGTTTGGCTGTGTGATGTCTGAGATGCTTTTGGGCAACATTTTGTTCATCGGAAAGGACTCCTTACATCAATTGCGTGTTATAGCACATCTACTAGGTCCTCCATCAAAGCAATTTTTACATGAATCGAACCCCAACTACTCCGGCCCTACGTACTCCGCCAAACTGTTCAGTCCTAAAGTTTCGACCCGTTTCAACAAGGTGTTCAATAATTCACCACAAGATGCGATAGACCTACTGATGCATATTTTGGTTTACGAGCCTGCCTCCAGGTTTTCAGGCTCACAAATAATGGCCCACCGCTTCTTCGATCAACTGCGCGCTCCTGGTTTCACAGTGTATCCCACCAATGCATCACAGGCACTTGAAATCAGCGACACTCTATTTAACTTTACGGACTATGAGAAGTCTATTAGTGCACAATTTTTGCCTTCCATTCTACCTAATACAAACTAA
- a CDS encoding mitochondrial 37S ribosomal protein YmS18 produces the protein MWGSIRLRVPLVFNQGRLFSSSLPSRNAPKTFGSIRKEFANQTPSMSSTSKQVEELKQQRRVPNEQVVKYVLHCSFTKNNTHLTLTEVVEDKNFLKNNEQLSSNEQALYYLQLPQRVKVSLSTGCVGFRKAQRGEYEAGYQTAAKMFETIETRGYLRNKPLEVVFKDFGKGRQGFVSALTGKEGTNIRGKISRLTDKTNLKFGGVRMPRPRRL, from the coding sequence ATGTGGGGATCTATACGTTTAAGGGTCCCACTGGTATTCAACCAAGGAAGACTATTTTCTTCGTCGTTGCCCTCCCGAAATGCCCCAAAGACTTTTGGTTCCATCCGTAAAGAGTTTGCAAACCAAACGCCTTCAATGAGCTCAACGTCCAAGcaagttgaagaattgaaacaaCAGAGACGAGTGCCCAACGAACAGGTGGTCAAATACGTCCTACACTGTTCGTTTACCAAGAATAACACACATTTGACCCTCACAGAAGTTGTAGAAGACAAGAATTTTCTCAAGAACAACGAACAACTATCATCAAACGAGCAGGCATTATATTACTTGCAACTCCCACAACGAGTCAAGGTGTCACTTTCCACAGGATGTGTCGGATTCCGTAAAGCTCAGCGAGGTGAATACGAAGCTGGATACCAAACTGCGGCAAAGATGTTTGAAACAATAGAGACTCGTGGTTACTTAAGGAATAAACCATTGGAGgtagttttcaaagactttGGTAAGGGTCGCCAGGGATTTGTTAGTGCATTGACCGGCAAAGAGGGCACCAACATCCGTGGTAAGATCTCAAGACTCACAGACAAGACGAACCTGAAATTCGGTGGTGTTAGAATGCCACGTCCTCGTCGTTTGTAG
- a CDS encoding 60S ribosomal protein L25: MATESTKADATKKAALKGTYGKKVVKVRTSAKFAEQESLRLPKNPQYARTLPKYAKIDSYSVIVSPVNTETAMKKVEDANTLVFNVALKANKVQIKDAVKELYEVEVSKVNTLIRPNGTKKAFVKLTADYDALDIANKIGYI, encoded by the exons ATGGCCACTGAAT CCACTAAAGCTGACGCCACAAAGAAAGCTGCCTTGAAGGGTACTTACGGTAAGAAAGTTGTCAAGGTCAGAACTTCTGCTAAGTTTGCTGAGCAAGAGTCTTTGCGTCTGCCAAAGAACCCTCAATACGCCAGAACTTTACCAAAGTACGCCAAGATCGACTCATACAGCGTTATTGTCTCTCCTGTCAATACTGAGACTGCCATGAAGAAGGTTGAAGACGCCAACACCCTGGTTTTCAACGTTGCCCTAAAGGCTAACAAAGTTCAAATCAAGGATGCTGTCAAAGAGTTGTACGAAGTCGAAGTTTCCAAGGTTAACACTTTGATCAGACCTAACGGTACTAAGAAAGCATTTGTCAAATTGACTGCCGACTACGACGCTCTGGACATTGCTAACAAGATTGGTTACATTTAA
- a CDS encoding Mitochondrial malate dehydrogenase, catalyzes interconversion of malate and oxaloacetate — MVKVTVCGAAGGIGQPLSLMFKLNPYVTTLALYDVVNVPGVGKDLSHIDTDTKLESYLPENDGLEKALTGSDLVIIPAGVPRKPGMTRDDLFAINAGIIRDLANGIAQFAPSAFVLVISNPVNSTVPIVAEILKKNNVFNPQKLFGVTTLDCVRANTFVAELSKDKEASAFDTRVLGGHSGETIVPVFSQSAPEVYKELSDEQKAALVHRVQFGGDEVVKAKNGAGSATLSMAYAGYKLGHALLAAINDTPNIIESTFVYLKDSKIKGAAEAFKYINEKLKDSDSSDVDFFALPVVLSSNGIEEIKWDILEKVDAKETELLKIATGQLSKNIAKGTAFIAGN, encoded by the coding sequence ATGGTTAAAGTCACAGTTTGCGGAGCAGCCGGAGGTATTGGGCAGCCATTATCTCTGatgttcaaattgaacCCATATGTTACCACTTTGGCACTTTACGATGTCGTAAATGTTCCAGGAGTCGGTAAGGATCTATCCCACATTGACACAGACACTAAACTTGAGTCTTACTTGCCCGAGAACGACGGACTGGAGAAGGCCTTGACGGGTTCTGACTTGGTCATCATCCCAGCTGGTGTTCCAAGAAAGCCTGGTATGACCAGAGACGATTTGTTTGCCATTAACGCTGGTATCATCAGAGACTTGGCTAATGGAATCGCTCAGTTTGCCCCATCGGCTTTCGTTCTTGTCATTTCTAACCCTGTCAACTCCACGGTTCCTATTGTCGCAGAGATTCTTAAGAAGAACAATGTTTTCAACCCACAAAAATTATTCGGAGTCACTACGTTAGATTGTGTTCGTGCCAACACCTTTGTCGCCGAGCTTTCAAAGGACAAGGAGGCATCTGCTTTCGACACCCGTGTTCTCGGAGGTCACTCAGGAGAGACTATTGTTCCTGTTTTTTCACAATCTGCTCCAGAAGTTTACAAAGAATTGTCAGATGAGCAGAAAGCTGCATTAGTCCACCGTGTTCAATTTGGTGGTGACGAAGTTGTTAAAGCCAAAAACGGGGCTGGATCTGCCACTCTTTCCATGGCTTATGCTGGCTACAAGTTGGGTCACGCATTGTTGGCTGCTATTAATGACACTCCAAATATCATTGAGTCTACCTTCGTTTATTTGAAGGATTCCAAGATCAAGGGAGCTGCTGAGGCTTTCAAATACATCAACGAGAAGCTGAAGGATTCTGATTCTTCGGATGTTGACTTCTTCGCTCTTCCTgttgttctttcttcaaacgGTATTGAGGAGATCAAATGGGATATCCTTGAAAAAGTGGATGCTAAAGAGACTGAGCTGTTGAAGATTGCCACTGGACAGTTATCCAAGAACATTGCTAAGGGAACTGCCTTCATTGCTGGCAACTAA